The Legionella jordanis genomic sequence CATGCGGGGCAAATTCATTGGAGGAGAACCAACCTTAAAAATACTTGTTGCAAACTCATGTTTAAAATTAAACCATATATTTGCTGCCGACAGAAGAGTTTCAATGGCAAAACAGCTTTCTTACGAGCTTACGAGGCGGCCAACAGAGCGTTATTAAAGCTCCAGGCTTTTGCCCGCAGCTTGTTGAATGAACAATTTTTTTAACGGAGGCAAACGATTACAAAACGACAATCCGAAAGCCCGTAAACGGCTCACTACCCTTAAGGGATTTAAAAAGACAGCTTTTAAGCCCTCCATCATGGCAATGATCTGCCACACGGCATATCGTCTTTGTCTCTGATAGAAACCCAACAACTTAAGATTGATGCGGTTGCTTGAACCATCAAGTGCTTGCAACCAGCAATCCACATCGGCAAGCCCAACATTTAAACCTAAGCCTGCCAATGGGTGAATGGTATGAGCAGCATCACCCATGAGTATCCAGTTTTGTCCGCTGTACTGTTTGGCATGACGCATGGTCAATGGAAAACCATAGCGGGCACCTTGAACTTCGACCTTGCCCAGCTTACTGGCAAAAGCCTTTTCCAGCTCATGATTGAAATCTTCTGCTGAAAGGGCCATAAGCTTTTTTGCATGTGCTGGCGTAGTCGACCAAACGATGGAACATAGGTGTTCATCCGCCAAGGGAAGAAAAGCGAGAGGCCCATCTGAATTGAATACCTGATAAGCCGTTTTTTGGTGGGGTTTTTCTGTTTTTACCAGAGCCACAATGGCATCTTGATGGTAAGACCAAGAGGTGAGTCCTACATTCAGTAGTTTCCGGCAGAGAGAATTGGCGCCATCGGCGATCATCAATAACTTTGCTTCCCAACTGCTATTGGCGGCAGACACGGTGATGCGGTCATTTGCCTGCTCAATGCACTCTATTTTACTGTCAGCAAATAAATGAACTTTTTGCCAATGTGCAATTTCCTTTAACAAGGCTTCTTTTAATACAGTTTCTTCAAGAATATGCCCCAATGCACTGGCTTTGACCTCTCTTGAATCAAAATCGATGTGAGCACGATTGCCGGCATCCCAGACATGCATGCGCTGATAAGGCGACAGCCGCTCTTGCTTTATTTGTTGCCAAACATTGAGCTGCTCAAACAATTCCTGGGAAGCCAAATTAATTGCATAAACGCGCGGGTCAAAGCGGTTGCTGTCGATGATTAATGAAGTACCGTCTATTACAGCCACTGTGAAGTCGCGTTTGGCCATAGCCAAAGCCGCAGTCAAACCGACGATGCCCCCTCCAACTACAACGACGTCAAACTGGTGATTCATTGACCATCCTCCAGATCAATCCCACAGACCAAATCGGGCGTAATGCCCCCAAAACCTTGTGTATAATGGCGTAACAGCTTTTTCAAAACAGTGAAATGCTCCATGGCCATTAAGCCCGCATTACGGGCAAGCGCCATACCAGGCAAGCGGCTGGTGAAAATTTTAATGAGGCCATCGGTTAATGTTACAATGGCTCGTTGATCATGCCGTCTCATCGAGGAGTAATTAGCAAGCATGGCTTCATTTAACCCGTCATTCATAATGCATTGCGCCAAAGCGGCCACGTCGCGAAGGCCCAGGTTAAATCCCTGCCCGGCTACCGGATGCAAGGTGTGCACGGCATTTCCAACAAATACAAAGGGCCATTTTACGGCAGTTGGCATGAGAACTTGTTTTAAAGGGAAGAGCATGCGCTCCCCGGCCCGACAAAAACGGCCTAAGCGATAGCCAAAGGCTTGTTGCAAGGCTTTTAAAAATTCTTTTTCGGAAACGATCATGAGCTGCTGTGCCTGCTGAGGCGGCAAAGCCCAAACCAGCGATGCTCTATTATCGGTTAGCGGGAGCATTGCCAAGGGGCCTGAGGGAGTAAACCGCTCATAGGCTACATGATCATGCGTGCGAGCCAAGCCAATATTGGCAACAATGGCTTGCTGATGGTAATCATGGGTTTTGGTTTTCAAATTCAGTAATTGGCGCACAGCTGAATGAGTGCCATCGGCTGCTACCACCAGTTTCGCCGAAATTTTAAATTGCTGGCCATTAGGCGTGGTCACCAGGGCAATTCCGCTTGCCTCGTCTAATTGGCTTAATTGGGCAGGCGCTAACACATCATCTTTATTTAAAAGTTGCTGAAGCGCTTGGTTAATATAAGGCATTTCAACTACATAACCTAATGCCTTTCCAGGCTTGGCTTGCAAACGTGTGGCAGCAAACTGCCTTTGCTCGGAAACGTGAATTTGGCGAATACTCGTTGCCTTATTTTCCAGCAAAGGCCAGATGTTGAGCTTTTCTAAAATACGGATACTAGCCGGAGATAAAGCCAGACTACGTGCGTCGAAGTTAATGTCTGCTTTCTCGCTAAGCGGTTTATTATCGATCAATAAAACACGAAAACCTTTTCCTGCCAAAGCAAGCAGCAAGGCCGCCCCAGTGAGCCCGCCACCAACAATTAAAATATCAAGTTCTTTTTCAACCACGCACTAAAGCCTCTATTTCTTCAACATCAACGGGCAATGCGGCTGTTAAATTCTCATGACCATCCTGGCAAACTAAAATATCGTCCTCAATCCGCACACCAATATTCCACCAGCGCTCATCAACCCCTGCCATATT encodes the following:
- the ubiH gene encoding 2-octaprenyl-6-methoxyphenyl hydroxylase, with protein sequence MVEKELDILIVGGGLTGAALLLALAGKGFRVLLIDNKPLSEKADINFDARSLALSPASIRILEKLNIWPLLENKATSIRQIHVSEQRQFAATRLQAKPGKALGYVVEMPYINQALQQLLNKDDVLAPAQLSQLDEASGIALVTTPNGQQFKISAKLVVAADGTHSAVRQLLNLKTKTHDYHQQAIVANIGLARTHDHVAYERFTPSGPLAMLPLTDNRASLVWALPPQQAQQLMIVSEKEFLKALQQAFGYRLGRFCRAGERMLFPLKQVLMPTAVKWPFVFVGNAVHTLHPVAGQGFNLGLRDVAALAQCIMNDGLNEAMLANYSSMRRHDQRAIVTLTDGLIKIFTSRLPGMALARNAGLMAMEHFTVLKKLLRHYTQGFGGITPDLVCGIDLEDGQ
- a CDS encoding FAD-dependent monooxygenase, which translates into the protein MNHQFDVVVVGGGIVGLTAALAMAKRDFTVAVIDGTSLIIDSNRFDPRVYAINLASQELFEQLNVWQQIKQERLSPYQRMHVWDAGNRAHIDFDSREVKASALGHILEETVLKEALLKEIAHWQKVHLFADSKIECIEQANDRITVSAANSSWEAKLLMIADGANSLCRKLLNVGLTSWSYHQDAIVALVKTEKPHQKTAYQVFNSDGPLAFLPLADEHLCSIVWSTTPAHAKKLMALSAEDFNHELEKAFASKLGKVEVQGARYGFPLTMRHAKQYSGQNWILMGDAAHTIHPLAGLGLNVGLADVDCWLQALDGSSNRINLKLLGFYQRQRRYAVWQIIAMMEGLKAVFLNPLRVVSRLRAFGLSFCNRLPPLKKLFIQQAAGKSLEL